The Parambassis ranga chromosome 1, fParRan2.1, whole genome shotgun sequence genome includes a region encoding these proteins:
- the alkbh5 gene encoding RNA demethylase ALKBH5 — protein MAASGYSDLREKLKSMTPHRDDHKNKYETSNGSGKTRKRKYRESDDDDYEHSDDSAELREQEACRVRSSILQKSIFTPEECARIEEKIDEVVAHGEAGLYRQHTVDRAPLRNKYFFGEGYTYGAQLEKRGPGQERLYRKGEVDEIPSWVHELVINPLVSQGVIPEDFVNSAVINDYQPGGCIVSHVDPLHIFARPIVSVSFFSDSALCFGCRFQFKPIRVSEPVFILPVRRGSVTVLSGYAADEITHCIRPQDIKERRAVIILRKTRPDAPRLDSDSPLQSSPAERPTFLKAKRSHRKADPDAAHRPRVLEMDKEENRHPSLSHHRRHSISSENYRRHGQEHDKHRESSGRKVKMRRH, from the exons ATGGCAGCCAGCGGATACTCTGACCTGAGGGAGAAGCTGAAATCCATGACTCCACACAGAGAtgaccacaaaaataaatacgaGACGAGTAACGGCAGCGGGAAAACCCGAAAGCGAAAGTATCGAGAATCGGACGATGATGATTACGAGCACAGTGATGACAGCGCGGAGCTCCGGGAGCAGGAGGCCTGCCGGGTGAGGAGCAGCATCCTGCAAAAGAGTATCTTTACACCGGAGGAGTGCGCCCGCATCGAGGAGAAGATAGACGAGGTGGTTGCCCATGGAGAGGCTGGACTTTACCGTCAACACACCGTGGATAGGGCACCTCTCCGCAACAAGTATTTCTTCGGGGAGGGTTACACGTACGGAGCACAGCTGGAGAAGCGTGGACCGGGCCAGGAGCGTCTGTACCGCAAAGGAGAAGTGGATGAGATCCCGAGCTGGGTGCACGAGCTGGTGATCAATCCCCTGGTGTCCCAGGGAGTGATCCCTGAGGATTTTGTAAACAGTGCAGTCATCAATGATTATCAGCCAGGTGGCTGCATCGTGTCACATGTAGATCCTTTGCATATCTTCGCACGGCCCATCGTCTCAGTGTCTTTCTTCAGTGACAGCGCGCTCTGCTTCGGCTGCCGCTTCCAGTTCAAACCGATCCGGGTGTCTGAGCCTGTCTTCATCCTGCCTGTGAGGAGAGGGAGTGTCACAGTGCTCAG TGGTTATGCTGCTGATGAAATTACCCACTGCATCCGGCCCCAAGACATCAAGGAGCGGCGTGCAGTCATCATTCTCAGAAA GACCAGACCTGACGCTCCCCGGCTAGACTCTGACAGCCCTTTACAGTCCTCCCCTGCAGAGAGACCCACTTTTCTGAAAGCCAAACGCTCTCATCGCAAAGCAGACCCCGATGCTGCTCACAG GCCGAGAGTTCTGGAGATGGATAAAGAGGAGAACAGACATCCATCGCTGTCCCATCACCGTCGTCACAGCATCAGTTCAGAGAACTATCGGAGGCACGGTCAAGAACACGACAAACACCGTGAGAGTTCCGGGCGCAAAGTCAAAATGAGACGCCACTGA
- the LOC114438104 gene encoding uncharacterized protein LOC114438104 isoform X2, whose product MCTRADSEEVIILSDDDDDNDDVDNDVDNERSCLIVEIEEEQETAYVLPPCAQDEDLVVTFSRRAKVLPHARYDCPVHSFTATEFETGCPVASNKLMCDQCYCYICDKLASSCAEWSKKEICHCNSHNKSTFWSNLRDNTLLGGLKHFNLTLSEVDSCLRRAEMLLQRFKKELSGLYASYQEGGKPQEYGLAQMNEQDRIYDYTPVCNCVSSFLNNADKQDNRAAAVMNLGAAGEFLGHCQVSENLILLSPVAYVNQAQTLLLQRVVASVQRLFVMSDFTPEFISKMQDFYYRLDFPPQLRIMKTSLCMRPWDDVLLVSVMKGQNVSGVRKDKGKKDVLIEKMAVVSLRVELLQRQQRYRELCRYLRVVQTDSRLFQQVQDLVPFFMCMAGDFRSALNSLFPSVNPPASRFTAGLFLIFLHIFKTATSPKMMVTQLSQLCYSDAVWEPIKDAVPLNCPELVKFAFRAQRYSSAVYTDSQCWTSLLTIVNAPSGPHSPLPAPSPQFLHEAQTVVYSILTDQQGSNVHLPHSFQEVYPEQALLLLVTGALGLRILNGDLSPVIPVINTFKENTWALSWMCQNLSSNQERMNSFFQSITQEVQKKNGSQLDVKLSFLQVEASQSAG is encoded by the exons ATGTGCACAAGGGCGGACAGTGAAGAAGTAATCATcctcagtgatgatgatgatgacaacgACGATGTTGACAATGATGTTGACAATGAGCGGTCCTGCCTGATTGTGGAGAttgaagaggagcaggagacaG catATGTGTTGCCTCCATGTGCTCAGGATGAAGACCTAGTTGTTACCTTCTCCCGGCGTGCTAAGGTGCTGCCTCACGCACGCTATGACTGCCCCGTACACTCTTTCAC GGCTACAGAATTTGAGACTGGGTGTCCTGTGGCCAGTAACAAACTCATGTGTGATCAGTGCTACTGTTACATCTGTGATAAGCTGGCATCATCG TGTGCAGAGTGGAGTAAGAAGGAGATATGCCACTGTAACAGCCACAATAAGAGCACGTTCTGGAGCAACCTCAGAGACAATACTCTGCTGGGAGGACTGAAACATTTTAACCTCACTCTGTCAGAGGTAGACTCCTGTCTCCGACGTGCAG agaTGTTGTTGCAGAGATTCAAAAAAGAATTATCTGGGCTATACGCATCCTACCAGGAGGGAGGGAAGCCACAGGAATATGGTCTGGCCCAAATGAACGAACAAGACCGCATCTACGA ttacaCACCTGTCTGCAACTGTGTGTCATCATTCCTGAACAACGCAGATAAACAGGACAACAGAGCGGCAGCTGTCATGAATCTTGGAGCTGCTGGAGAATTTCTAGGACATTGCCAAGTCTCAGA gaatTTAATTTTACTGTCTCCAGTAGCGTATGTGAATCAGGCTCAAACGCTCCTACTGCAGAG GGTTGTGGCGTCAGTGCAGAGACTCTTTGTGATGTCTGATTTCACTCCAGAGTTTATCTCCAAAATGCAGGATTTTTACTACAGATTAGATTTCCCTCCTCAGCTGAGGATCATGAAGACCAG CCTGTGCATGCGCCCCTGGGATGACGTGCTGCTGGTGTCTGTGATGAAGGGACAGAATGTGTCTGGTGTCCGTAAGGACAAAGGCAAGAAGGACGTCCTGATTGAAAAGATGGCTGTGGTTTCGCTGAGGGTGGAGCTACTGCAGCGTCAGCAAAG GTACAGAGAGCTGTGCCGATATCTTCGAGTTGTCCAGACTGACTCCAGACT CTTCCAGCAGGTGCAAGACCTCGTCCCTTTCTTTATGTGCATGGCAGGGGACTTCAGGTCAGCCCTGAATAGTTTGTTCCCCTCAGTGAACCCCCCCGCCTCCCGCTTCACAGCAGgcctcttcctcatctttctCCACATCTTCAAAACAGCCACATCACCAAAGATGATGGTCACTCAGCTGTCCCAGCTCTGCTATTCTGATGCTGTGTGGGAGCCAATTAAGG ATGCTGTACCACTGAACTGTCCTGAGCTGGTGAAGTTTGCTTTTAGAGCTCAGAGATACAGCTCTGCTGTCTACACTGAT TCTCAGTGTTGGACCAGTTTACTCACAATCGTCAACGCACCCAGTGGTCCACACAGCCCTCTCCCTGCACCCAGCCCGCAGTTTCTGCAC GAAGCACAGACTGTTGTGTATTCGATTCTGACTGACCAGCAGGGCTCCAACGTGCACCTCCCACATTCCTTCCAGGAG GTATACCCTGAGCAGGCCTTGTTGCTGTTGGTAACAGGAGCTTTAGGATTGAGAATCCTTAATGGTGATCTGAGTCCTGTAATACCTGTCATCAACACTTTTAAG GAAAATACATGGGCCCTCAGCTGGATGTGTCAAAACCTGTCCTCCAACCAAGAACGTATGAATTCTTTCTTTCAGTCAATCACACAGGAGGTGCAGAAGAAGAATG GAAGTCAGTTGGATGTTAAACTCAGCTTCCTTCAAGTCGAGGCCTCACAGTCAGCT GGTTGA
- the LOC114438104 gene encoding uncharacterized protein LOC114438104 isoform X1 produces the protein MCTRADSEEVIILSDDDDDNDDVDNDVDNERSCLIVEIEEEQETAYVLPPCAQDEDLVVTFSRRAKVLPHARYDCPVHSFTATEFETGCPVASNKLMCDQCYCYICDKLASSCAEWSKKEICHCNSHNKSTFWSNLRDNTLLGGLKHFNLTLSEVDSCLRRAEMLLQRFKKELSGLYASYQEGGKPQEYGLAQMNEQDRIYDYTPVCNCVSSFLNNADKQDNRAAAVMNLGAAGEFLGHCQVSENLILLSPVAYVNQAQTLLLQRVVASVQRLFVMSDFTPEFISKMQDFYYRLDFPPQLRIMKTSLCMRPWDDVLLVSVMKGQNVSGVRKDKGKKDVLIEKMAVVSLRVELLQRQQRYRELCRYLRVVQTDSRLFQQVQDLVPFFMCMAGDFRSALNSLFPSVNPPASRFTAGLFLIFLHIFKTATSPKMMVTQLSQLCYSDAVWEPIKDAVPLNCPELVKFAFRAQRYSSAVYTDSQCWTSLLTIVNAPSGPHSPLPAPSPQFLHEAQTVVYSILTDQQGSNVHLPHSFQEVYPEQALLLLVTGALGLRILNGDLSPVIPVINTFKENTWALSWMCQNLSSNQERMNSFFQSITQEVQKKNGGHNLVPFLRSIVWNQKSVGC, from the exons ATGTGCACAAGGGCGGACAGTGAAGAAGTAATCATcctcagtgatgatgatgatgacaacgACGATGTTGACAATGATGTTGACAATGAGCGGTCCTGCCTGATTGTGGAGAttgaagaggagcaggagacaG catATGTGTTGCCTCCATGTGCTCAGGATGAAGACCTAGTTGTTACCTTCTCCCGGCGTGCTAAGGTGCTGCCTCACGCACGCTATGACTGCCCCGTACACTCTTTCAC GGCTACAGAATTTGAGACTGGGTGTCCTGTGGCCAGTAACAAACTCATGTGTGATCAGTGCTACTGTTACATCTGTGATAAGCTGGCATCATCG TGTGCAGAGTGGAGTAAGAAGGAGATATGCCACTGTAACAGCCACAATAAGAGCACGTTCTGGAGCAACCTCAGAGACAATACTCTGCTGGGAGGACTGAAACATTTTAACCTCACTCTGTCAGAGGTAGACTCCTGTCTCCGACGTGCAG agaTGTTGTTGCAGAGATTCAAAAAAGAATTATCTGGGCTATACGCATCCTACCAGGAGGGAGGGAAGCCACAGGAATATGGTCTGGCCCAAATGAACGAACAAGACCGCATCTACGA ttacaCACCTGTCTGCAACTGTGTGTCATCATTCCTGAACAACGCAGATAAACAGGACAACAGAGCGGCAGCTGTCATGAATCTTGGAGCTGCTGGAGAATTTCTAGGACATTGCCAAGTCTCAGA gaatTTAATTTTACTGTCTCCAGTAGCGTATGTGAATCAGGCTCAAACGCTCCTACTGCAGAG GGTTGTGGCGTCAGTGCAGAGACTCTTTGTGATGTCTGATTTCACTCCAGAGTTTATCTCCAAAATGCAGGATTTTTACTACAGATTAGATTTCCCTCCTCAGCTGAGGATCATGAAGACCAG CCTGTGCATGCGCCCCTGGGATGACGTGCTGCTGGTGTCTGTGATGAAGGGACAGAATGTGTCTGGTGTCCGTAAGGACAAAGGCAAGAAGGACGTCCTGATTGAAAAGATGGCTGTGGTTTCGCTGAGGGTGGAGCTACTGCAGCGTCAGCAAAG GTACAGAGAGCTGTGCCGATATCTTCGAGTTGTCCAGACTGACTCCAGACT CTTCCAGCAGGTGCAAGACCTCGTCCCTTTCTTTATGTGCATGGCAGGGGACTTCAGGTCAGCCCTGAATAGTTTGTTCCCCTCAGTGAACCCCCCCGCCTCCCGCTTCACAGCAGgcctcttcctcatctttctCCACATCTTCAAAACAGCCACATCACCAAAGATGATGGTCACTCAGCTGTCCCAGCTCTGCTATTCTGATGCTGTGTGGGAGCCAATTAAGG ATGCTGTACCACTGAACTGTCCTGAGCTGGTGAAGTTTGCTTTTAGAGCTCAGAGATACAGCTCTGCTGTCTACACTGAT TCTCAGTGTTGGACCAGTTTACTCACAATCGTCAACGCACCCAGTGGTCCACACAGCCCTCTCCCTGCACCCAGCCCGCAGTTTCTGCAC GAAGCACAGACTGTTGTGTATTCGATTCTGACTGACCAGCAGGGCTCCAACGTGCACCTCCCACATTCCTTCCAGGAG GTATACCCTGAGCAGGCCTTGTTGCTGTTGGTAACAGGAGCTTTAGGATTGAGAATCCTTAATGGTGATCTGAGTCCTGTAATACCTGTCATCAACACTTTTAAG GAAAATACATGGGCCCTCAGCTGGATGTGTCAAAACCTGTCCTCCAACCAAGAACGTATGAATTCTTTCTTTCAGTCAATCACACAGGAGGTGCAGAAGAAGAATG GTGGACATAATTTGGTACCTTTTCTTCGCTCCATTGTCTGGAATCA GAAGTCAGTTGGATGTTAA
- the mief2 gene encoding mitochondrial dynamics protein MID49 — protein MYFHSSRRRGEDGVTMVINFLLSNARLVLGVGGAALLGIATLAVKRLIERAGRAADEEKVEQKMAESWEELSLVSASPKLIKKEIEGVVLKQVAKATKQQKADLCQQPQMISLEVTPKPETSSKRLQLCVLSLQERLQQYYNTRAGLALHEVQRAQSLALDICTEIQGFLRSRHPDMPLGEMSLGGSLLDDLQVVSADHACLLVPLQLESSLWRLIPGEETLLTHPLHWMVRRVNLEYFPRGLSYWDRYLVGGYLSAEAVVNMFSKAVMETINWPSISSTMDCLVRPVLGGPELRLEISPENENGAESSHQPLFITMLPLLREGDVVLTAQIELTSPWVNAWHLSLYPWETQHLAQLDIADNGNRRHTLKILKAVCRLNPALRPLEAAPLANLIMHLSDTEGDWSESSLDVRFQQCITELIGYLEQGALHSYFKPAVNLLSSLSEDQVDQMGFMLYCAVSEPEILLI, from the exons ATGTACTTCCACAGCAGtcggaggagaggagaagatggCGTCACCATGGTGATTAACTTCCTTCTTTCCAATGCCCGGCTGGTTCTGGGAGTTGGAGGAGCAGCTTTGTTGGGCATCGCCACACTGGCAGTGAAACGG CTGATAGAGCGTGCTGGCCGCGCAGCAGATgaggaaaaggtggagcagaagaTGGCTGAGAGCTGGGAGGAGCTGAGTTTGGTCTCTGCTTCCCCAAAATTGATCAAAAAGGAGATAGAAGGTGTGGTGCTGAAGCAGGTTGCCAAGGcaaccaaacaacaaaaag CTGATCTTTGCCAGCAACCTCAGATGATCTCTCTGGAGGTGACGCCTAAACCTGAGACCAGTTCCAAAAggctccagctgtgtgtcctcagctTGCAG GAGCGTCTGCAGCAGTACTATAACACGAGGGCGGGCCTCGCTCTTCATGAGGTCCAAAGGGCTCAGTCACTGGCTCTGGACATTTGCACTGAGATCCAGGGCTTTCTGCGCAGCCGTCACCCTGATATGCCGCTAGGAGAAATGAGCCTGGGAGGTTCTCTACTGGACGACttgcag gtagTCAGTGCGGACCATGCATGTCTGCTGGTGCCTCTACAGCTGGAATCTTCTCTGTGGCGTCTCATCCCTGGAGAGGAGACTCTGCTCACACATCCTCTGCACTGGATGGTCCGACGGGTCAATCTGGAGTATTTCCCCCGAGGACTCAGCTACTGGGACAG ATACTTGGTGGGCGGCTATCTGTCTGCAGAAGCTGTCGTGAACATGTTCAGTAAGGCTGTCATGGAAACTATAAACTGGCCGTCAATCAGCAGCACAATGGACTGTCTTGTTAGACCTGTACTGGGAGGGCCAGAATTGAGACTGGAGATCAG CCCTGAAAATGAAAACggagcagagagcagccatCAGCCTCTGTTTATCACAATGTTGCCTCTGCTGAGGGAGGGGGACGTGGTCCTGACTGCCCAGATTGAGCTCACCTCTCCCTGGGTGAATGCCTGGCACCTCTCTCTTTACCCCTGGGAGACTCAGCACCTGGCTCAGCTTGACATTGCTGACAACGGCAaccgcagacacacactcaaaataCTCAAGGCAGTGTGCAGACTGAACCCTGCCTTGCGACCCCTTGAAGCCGCGCCGCTGGCCAATCTCATCATGCACCTCAGTGACACCGAGGGCGACTGGTCCGAGAGCAGCCTGGATGTAAGATTCCAGCAGTGCATCACAGAGCTGATTGGCTACCTCGAGCAAGGTGCGCTGCACAGTTACTTCAAACCAGCCGTCAATCTGCTGAGCAGCTTGTCAGAGGACCAGGTGGACCAGATGGGCTTCATGCTCTACTGTGCTGTGTCAGAGCCTGAAATACTGCTCATTTAA